One Gimesia aquarii DNA segment encodes these proteins:
- a CDS encoding aldose 1-epimerase, which translates to MAPIKITDSETGSTAHILPELGFNCYQFQAMVDDQSIDVIDAHPEFQYGKQRPSSSGIPILFPFPNRIANARFQWEGVNYELPTDKVYHDNNGNAIHGFCLDQPWRVIAQEETFAIGQFQLSIDGKHLSKYWPGDIFIEVKYEIRGAMLRADFRIGNPGQTSVPWGLGTHPYFKVPLSEQGSLQNCLIEAPATEEWVLENSLPTGEKQAVQKPHDLREGAWLDQLKADHVLSGLPEETDQYECLVMDEQGGLVISQDYDSLFSELVVFTPPNRNCVCLEPYTCVTNAINLTRKDVETGLRVLPPGSEIKTWIEIRAGKVIV; encoded by the coding sequence ATGGCGCCTATTAAAATTACAGATTCGGAAACTGGTTCGACCGCGCATATTCTGCCGGAGTTGGGTTTTAATTGTTATCAATTCCAGGCTATGGTCGACGATCAAAGCATCGATGTTATTGATGCTCATCCTGAATTTCAGTATGGGAAGCAACGCCCCAGTAGCAGTGGAATTCCTATCCTGTTTCCCTTTCCAAACCGTATCGCTAATGCACGCTTTCAATGGGAAGGCGTCAACTATGAACTTCCCACTGATAAGGTGTATCATGATAATAACGGAAATGCAATTCATGGTTTTTGCCTGGACCAACCCTGGCGTGTGATCGCCCAGGAGGAAACATTCGCAATCGGACAATTTCAGCTTAGCATCGATGGAAAACACCTTTCAAAATATTGGCCCGGCGATATTTTTATTGAAGTCAAATACGAAATACGAGGAGCAATGTTACGCGCCGACTTTCGTATTGGAAACCCTGGGCAAACCTCCGTTCCCTGGGGATTAGGTACTCACCCCTATTTTAAAGTTCCGCTATCGGAACAAGGAAGTCTGCAAAACTGTCTGATCGAGGCGCCCGCTACTGAAGAATGGGTTCTGGAAAACAGTCTGCCCACTGGAGAAAAGCAAGCCGTTCAAAAACCGCATGATCTCAGAGAAGGAGCTTGGCTCGATCAATTGAAAGCAGATCATGTACTCAGCGGCCTTCCAGAAGAGACCGACCAGTATGAATGTCTGGTGATGGATGAACAAGGCGGGCTTGTGATTTCACAGGACTATGATTCCCTCTTTTCGGAGTTGGTCGTTTTCACACCTCCCAACCGAAACTGTGTTTGTCTGGAACCTTATACATGCGTGACCAATGCCATCAACCTGACAAGAAAAGATGTCGAAACCGGGCTACGTGTATTGCCACCAGGATCAGAAATCAAAACCTGGATTGAAATCCGAGCCGGTAAAGTCATTGTCTGA
- a CDS encoding YqgE/AlgH family protein: MLKSLKGHFLIASRKLNDLNFYRSVVLIVEHNEKGATGLIVNRPSSLSITNALSKYFDLPKLEDMVFTGGPVEPSGMFVLHNATDLEQTEEPIVPELYMGSSPEVFEKVVWRISEGDPELDFRIFFGCAGWAPLQLESEIYRMDWLYTEAKTEDIFAIDPYELWDVLLERVMAEKRFLPQQSVHPEWN; the protein is encoded by the coding sequence ATGTTGAAATCTTTAAAGGGGCATTTTTTAATCGCCTCCCGGAAATTGAATGACCTCAATTTTTATCGATCAGTTGTATTGATTGTGGAACACAATGAGAAAGGGGCAACCGGGTTAATCGTCAACCGCCCTTCTTCACTCTCAATTACCAATGCACTCTCCAAATATTTTGATCTACCAAAGCTGGAAGACATGGTATTCACGGGGGGGCCTGTTGAGCCGAGTGGCATGTTTGTTTTACATAATGCGACTGACCTGGAGCAAACAGAGGAACCAATTGTTCCCGAACTCTACATGGGTAGTAGCCCGGAAGTATTTGAAAAGGTCGTCTGGCGGATTTCAGAAGGTGACCCCGAATTAGACTTTCGAATTTTTTTTGGATGCGCGGGCTGGGCTCCCTTACAATTAGAGTCTGAAATTTATCGCATGGACTGGCTTTACACGGAAGCAAAGACTGAAGATATTTTTGCAATTGATCCTTATGAATTGTGGGACGTTTTACTGGAAAGAGTTATGGCAGAAAAACGCTTTCTCCCACAACAAAGTGTCCATCCAGAGTGGAACTGA
- a CDS encoding HEAT repeat domain-containing protein, which yields MRSQNGSFLITTFFFTTFALSTQSVIAQSKTIKPNSPDQPISNQETQNQLMDIENRLQVLKKLPAHRPAVSKESEAFMVIKNSMKGVTSNQVLKGFFLTRLVLVNQSRQPLKLSRDQIHFKVDGQPHSKTGFPEHIPNKIVLVGKNKQSLNALKFEQEVKVLPGKQGSMWLALSDLPDGTHVPEIEIQATVNGKLLNLHVNRFELGNLQHTVSLMGPNQCLAKLTVSGALNSINLASLMNEVDLLTTQKNVRRFVIHFPNQNSFIEQSVFDWLPRAAQQIGMNSIVQSQFPLFPTMISELHLSGVVFKNHRPRYFGFGLRTHTTVTHTTEEAAIHAALDSAMSVLSREKIAEQIHTGSSAVKVAALMSGGRQLTNEELPLVLKLSSDHNQIVQEAALYALRYFGDPRAFERLIQVANSPPGTKFEMAVASLAESRFAEGQQRLLQLLKQQPPAAQKTIIGIIAQSPRPQWGNAIYEFLSSENLELRKAAINALVLNGHPQLYEVLTDALNSSQSELRKVAFQELIKRNDSKSETLAMNYVLSQLEHTVPSQQMLTFINRLKDPRTIPLLARHLKDLKLDPGTRTAILKSLTAIGDQSVDVEFLKIYPQASAAEKLLILTSLQRLGSPHYFNLAQKAIQDSNLSIANGAASSLAASASGKSLAILKHALQKANESSRWNSIYSALVSLGTPEARQTIMQARYDGKIDEKKNDAHKALTRIYQRSPGNHYYQKGLQAQTRKNLKAAIEEYHTAISIDELLIPVYIGLVDVNNSLQKFEEALKYAEQGLKIDKMNPRLYVAKGLVFSNQSNPTEALKQFNKAIELSPLDIFPYRVVASHHVRLKQYQEAIAAYDAIIQIKPDDLQPYLFKAQILSEIRNWDEALKVYDQIIRKNDRYVSAYTGRGHTNLQKTDWKAAQQDFQKAYELNKKSSQAITGLAICMVYNHEEDKAIPFVEGFLKQFENDGLFSYNVACVFGRALINLKDQTKTPDVESKMKAYREKAIFHLTNASKTGFDDVEWMQKDPDLNELHALPSFKSLVQSLDKKREISNLKSTPDAKK from the coding sequence ATGCGATCTCAAAATGGTTCTTTTTTGATCACAACGTTTTTTTTTACGACTTTTGCACTGTCAACGCAGAGTGTGATTGCTCAGTCTAAGACAATAAAGCCAAATTCTCCCGACCAACCAATTTCTAATCAAGAAACCCAGAACCAATTGATGGATATTGAAAACCGGTTGCAGGTACTAAAGAAATTACCCGCGCACCGACCTGCTGTTTCAAAAGAATCTGAGGCTTTCATGGTCATCAAAAACTCCATGAAAGGAGTCACATCGAATCAGGTTCTCAAAGGGTTTTTCTTAACGCGGTTAGTTCTTGTCAATCAAAGTCGACAACCTCTCAAACTGTCGCGTGACCAAATCCATTTTAAAGTCGATGGCCAACCTCATTCTAAGACGGGTTTCCCTGAACACATCCCCAACAAAATTGTCCTGGTAGGAAAAAACAAACAAAGCTTGAATGCTTTGAAATTCGAACAAGAAGTCAAGGTGCTACCAGGCAAACAGGGTAGTATGTGGCTTGCGCTCTCAGACTTACCCGATGGTACTCATGTCCCAGAAATTGAGATTCAGGCGACAGTTAACGGGAAACTCTTAAATTTGCATGTCAATCGGTTTGAGTTGGGTAATTTACAACATACGGTGAGCTTGATGGGACCCAATCAATGCCTGGCAAAGCTGACAGTATCGGGAGCACTCAACAGTATCAATCTAGCAAGTCTGATGAATGAAGTAGATCTACTGACGACACAGAAAAATGTCAGACGATTTGTGATCCATTTTCCAAATCAAAACTCATTTATAGAACAAAGTGTATTTGATTGGCTACCACGCGCAGCGCAACAAATTGGTATGAATTCAATCGTACAATCGCAGTTTCCTCTTTTTCCGACAATGATCAGTGAGCTTCATCTTTCCGGTGTCGTTTTTAAAAATCACAGACCTCGCTACTTCGGATTTGGGTTAAGAACGCATACCACAGTGACACACACTACGGAAGAGGCAGCCATACATGCTGCACTAGACAGTGCCATGAGTGTGCTCTCGCGAGAAAAGATTGCTGAGCAAATCCATACCGGCTCATCAGCAGTCAAGGTGGCAGCACTGATGAGTGGCGGACGGCAATTAACGAACGAAGAGCTACCTCTGGTTTTAAAACTGAGTTCAGATCATAATCAGATTGTTCAGGAAGCTGCCTTGTATGCACTTCGCTATTTCGGAGACCCTCGTGCATTTGAACGCCTTATCCAAGTCGCAAATTCACCACCTGGTACAAAGTTTGAAATGGCGGTGGCAAGTCTTGCAGAATCCCGTTTCGCGGAAGGTCAGCAACGACTGCTTCAGCTGTTAAAACAGCAGCCGCCCGCAGCTCAGAAAACAATTATAGGTATCATTGCACAAAGTCCCCGACCACAGTGGGGAAACGCGATCTATGAATTTCTTTCCAGTGAAAACCTGGAGCTTCGTAAAGCCGCCATTAATGCCTTAGTCCTAAATGGACACCCTCAACTCTATGAAGTACTGACTGATGCATTAAATTCCTCTCAATCTGAATTAAGAAAAGTCGCCTTTCAGGAACTGATTAAAAGGAACGACAGCAAAAGTGAAACGTTAGCGATGAATTATGTTCTGTCACAATTAGAACATACGGTTCCATCACAACAAATGTTGACGTTTATAAATCGATTGAAAGATCCTCGAACAATCCCCCTATTAGCTCGCCATTTAAAAGATCTAAAACTCGATCCGGGAACGCGAACTGCGATTCTCAAATCTTTAACAGCAATTGGAGACCAGTCTGTCGATGTCGAATTCCTGAAAATTTATCCTCAGGCTTCAGCTGCTGAGAAATTATTAATCCTGACATCGCTCCAGAGACTGGGGTCGCCACACTATTTCAATTTAGCCCAGAAAGCAATACAGGATAGTAACCTGTCGATCGCAAATGGAGCAGCCTCCAGCTTGGCTGCCTCAGCGTCTGGCAAATCACTCGCAATATTAAAACACGCGCTTCAAAAGGCAAATGAATCATCAAGGTGGAATTCGATTTACTCAGCATTAGTTTCCTTAGGGACACCTGAAGCACGACAAACTATTATGCAAGCCCGTTATGATGGTAAGATCGACGAGAAAAAAAATGACGCACATAAGGCTTTAACAAGAATTTATCAGCGTTCACCGGGAAACCATTACTACCAAAAAGGACTGCAAGCACAAACCAGAAAAAATTTGAAAGCCGCGATTGAAGAATATCATACAGCAATCAGTATCGATGAACTATTGATCCCTGTCTATATCGGACTGGTGGATGTGAACAATTCGCTTCAGAAGTTTGAGGAAGCATTAAAATATGCAGAGCAGGGCCTGAAAATCGATAAGATGAATCCCCGGCTCTATGTAGCAAAAGGACTCGTTTTTAGCAATCAGTCCAACCCGACAGAAGCCCTGAAACAATTCAATAAAGCCATTGAGCTTTCTCCTTTAGACATATTTCCTTATCGAGTCGTTGCTTCACATCATGTAAGACTAAAACAATATCAAGAGGCTATCGCCGCTTATGATGCGATTATCCAGATCAAACCAGATGACCTACAGCCGTATCTATTCAAAGCACAAATCTTAAGTGAAATTCGCAATTGGGATGAAGCCTTAAAGGTCTATGATCAGATCATTCGTAAAAATGACCGCTATGTGAGCGCCTATACGGGACGAGGCCATACGAATTTACAAAAAACCGACTGGAAGGCAGCACAGCAAGATTTTCAAAAAGCATATGAGCTGAATAAAAAAAGTTCACAAGCCATTACAGGGTTAGCAATCTGCATGGTTTATAACCACGAGGAAGACAAAGCGATTCCATTTGTCGAAGGGTTTTTGAAGCAGTTCGAAAACGATGGATTATTCAGTTATAACGTAGCCTGTGTTTTCGGCCGTGCCTTAATCAACTTAAAGGACCAAACGAAGACTCCCGATGTCGAGAGCAAAATGAAAGCGTATCGGGAAAAAGCGATTTTTCACCTCACAAACGCATCCAAAACCGGGTTTGATGATGTGGAATGGATGCAAAAAGATCCCGACCTCAATGAGCTACATGCATTACCCTCCTTTAAGTCGTTGGTACAATCGCTCGATAAAAAACGCGAGATATCCAATTTGAAATCGACTCCTGACGCTAAAAAATAA